A window of Halovivax gelatinilyticus genomic DNA:
AATCGCTCGTTGCGCACCGACGAGACGGCCCGAACTGCCGAAAAACGTGGTCGTCGTTCGCGATGTCAACCGATGTCGTCGATCGTCATCGTCCCGGCGTCCGTCTCGATCACCAGTTCGTACGCGGCGGGCGGTTCGACGATCCACGCCTCGCCAGCATCTAGTTCGGCCACCGGCTGTTCGTCGATCAGAACCGTTCCGTCGAGCGGATCACCGGTCGCGCCGTCACGAACGGTTAGTTTGAGGAGTTCATCGCCCGGCGTTCCGTTTACCGAGACGTTCAGGTCGCCCTCCTCCCACGTTCCGCGGTCGATCTGTGGGAGGTCGTTCAGGTTCAACTGTTGGTTCTCCCTGAAGATCTCACCGGTACCGCCGTCGAGGTACGAGAGAAGGGTACCCTGTGCGTGTACCCGTTCGAGCCGATAGAGCTGTATCGAGGGGTGACCGTTGATGGTGTAGGTCCCTTCCTCGGTCGCCCAAGGATACGCCTCTTCGAACTGGTCGATCTCGGAGACGTCGTCGCCATCGAACTGGTTGGGTAACGAGAGATCTCGATTGTCAAAGCGCACAGCCTCGCGAATGTAGGTGCTCCGATCGATCGACCCGAGTACGGCGCCGGATTCGGTGACCTGTATCACCGTGGTATCCATCTGGTCGACGCCGGAGATCGTGTCGTAGACGTTCGATCGAACCGGACCCTGATAGACGCCGAGGTGATTGTCCGGCGTCCGGGGAATAATCGACGTTCCGTCGACGTCGCCGGAGAGATCGGAGAGGTGGAAGAAGTGAGAGACCAGCGCCGCAGCCTCTCGATCGTGCCTTGCTACCGTCCGGAGCAGTTGATCCGCCGACTCGTCTCCGGTCGCGACGGATTCGACCGCCCTCGCTTCGCGGGCTTCGAGTTCGTCGATCCGTTCGTATAACCGATCTTCGAGATCCTCGAGCAAGTGTGCGCGCCGAGTCTCGGAGAGGTCGTCCCAGTGGTAGTCGGCTTCGTGGATGGTCCACTCGTTTCGCATGGTATCGTCGTGGGACGCGAGCGTGGTTCCGAGATCCGGACCGGGCGTCGTGTACGTCGTTTCAGCCGGATCGTCGAGCCCGAGACGGGCCGCCGTTCCGTCGTCTTCGGGCTGGATCGCCGGCTGAACGGTCGGCGAAATGTCGTCGACCGCCGGCGTGTCAGCGGTCGGATCGGCTGTCGCGATCGCCATCGTCAGGAGGGAGGTGACGAGGAGGGCGGCGATCGCGACGGAGAGCGCGGACCTCATCGATCACTGGATTTCGACCCCAGGTACAAAAACCAGTCGCCATCACATCCAGCCGACATTCGACCCGGTCAGTCACCCATTACCGAGTCACGTACGCCGGACCTGTCAGCGATGGTGCGTCGATCCGAGCGGTGCAATCTGAGAAACAGACTCACACAGACCCACGAGGACTGACAACGAGCGGCGTCTGTCGGCCGTTCGTGTAAAATCCTCGTATGG
This region includes:
- a CDS encoding DUF7096 domain-containing protein; amino-acid sequence: MRSALSVAIAALLVTSLLTMAIATADPTADTPAVDDISPTVQPAIQPEDDGTAARLGLDDPAETTYTTPGPDLGTTLASHDDTMRNEWTIHEADYHWDDLSETRRAHLLEDLEDRLYERIDELEAREARAVESVATGDESADQLLRTVARHDREAAALVSHFFHLSDLSGDVDGTSIIPRTPDNHLGVYQGPVRSNVYDTISGVDQMDTTVIQVTESGAVLGSIDRSTYIREAVRFDNRDLSLPNQFDGDDVSEIDQFEEAYPWATEEGTYTINGHPSIQLYRLERVHAQGTLLSYLDGGTGEIFRENQQLNLNDLPQIDRGTWEEGDLNVSVNGTPGDELLKLTVRDGATGDPLDGTVLIDEQPVAELDAGEAWIVEPPAAYELVIETDAGTMTIDDIG